The Oryza brachyantha chromosome 6, ObraRS2, whole genome shotgun sequence region TTCTTCGCGGATTGGGACGGCGGGGTTCTCCAGAGTTGTCTATGTCAACGAGCCCGAGAGGCATGAAGAGGAGGGCTTGAGATACCACCCAAACGAGGTGTCGACGACCAAGTACAGTCTGGTGACTTTCATTCCCAAGTCCCTCTTTGAGCAGTTCAGGAGGGTGGCCAACTTCTACTTCCTGGTCTCGGGCATCCTCGCCTTGACCCCGCTGGCGCCGTACACCGCGGTCAGCGCTCTCCTGCCGCTGTGTATTGTGATCGCGGCGACAATGGGGAAAGAAGGCGTCGAGGATTGGCGGAGGAAACAGCAGGTAgttcagttttgttttgattCATGTGGATATGAGTTTTGATTTGTGTCGCCTAAGAACTTAACTGgccttataaacataatcttCTATAACAATGATCTTTCATGAATTACTTGGTGAGTTCAAACAGTTTTGTCATCTGGCTTTttgctaatattttttcccAGCTCCTATACACATCTAGTTTGGCATCACTAAAGGTAAATGATGTTGCATTATTGCATGATTAGGGATGTGACAAAGTTGCTAAATGGGCTTTCTTTATAAACCAACAAGTTATGGTTATCAAtatgcagaaaaaaatatgaatttgtttttttgtacTACATGATTAAATTCTGATTTGCGTAATAGACCACTGATAACTTAATGTAAGAATCCTATGCTGAAAGCAGAACAACAACTTTGGTTATGGTGATTGTAAAATCAATTTGATCATCTTAGAAGGCAGCTGGTGAATTGAATTACCAAACACTTGTAATATAAGTTGTAGCTTATGACTtcactttagaaaaaaaaaaactgtactGGATCAATATTGAGCTCATTTGGATGTTATGTTATAACTTGGGGTAAATTTATAATCAActtctttttgtttatatggTTCAAATCTCCGAAGAGTGATAGTCTTCATGCTGACATGTgtatcttaaattttattgcCAAGCCTATCAAGATTTAGTTAGCTTGGATATTCGTGTATATTTTAAGTGCTATTGGTATATGTTAATTGGATATATGTAATTACTTCACCCAGGATCATGAACTCAATAATCGGATAGTAAAGGTGCATAGAGGCAATGGGAATTTTGAAGAGACAAAATGGAAGGATATCAAAGTTGGTGATGTAATAAAGGTGGAGaaggataatttttttcctgccGACTTGATTCTACTTTCATCTAACTATCCGGATGGAATCTGTTATGTAGAGACTATGAACCTTGATGGTGAGACGAATTTGAAAATTAAGCAAGCTCTTGAGGTGACATTGCATTTGGAAGAGGACAGTAgtttcataaattttagacAGACGATTAAATGCGAAGATCCAAATGCAAATCTCTATTCTTTTATCGGTACTATGGAATGGAGAGACAAGCAGTACAATCTGTCACCACACCAACTTCTTCTTCGAGACTCGAAACTAAGGAACACAGATTACATATATGGTGCTGTGATCTTCACAGGCCATGATACAAAAGTAATGCAAAATGCAACTGACCCACCATCGAAAAGAAGCAAAATTGAGAAGAAAATGGATGAAATCATTTATCTGCTGATGTCTTCACTACTCTTAATTGCATTACTTGGTTCAGTATTGTTTGGTATCTGGACCAAAGAAGACTTAATGAATGGCGAGATGAAACGGTGGTATCTTCGgccagatcgttcgtctgtCTTCTTTGATCCAAAGCGAGCAGCTCTGGCTTCTTTCTTCCATTTGTTGACAGCCTTGATGTTGTACAGCTACTTCATCCCAATCTCTTTGTACATATCTATTGAGATGGTCAAGATATTGCAGGCTCTATTCATCAACTCGGACATTGAAATGTATCATGAAGAATCAGATAAGCCAACCCATGCTCGTACTTCGAATCTAAATGAGGAACTGGGTCAAGTTGATACAATTCTTTCTGATAAGACTGGGACATTGACATGTAATACGATGGAGTTCATTAAGTGTTCGATTGCTGGCATTGCCTATGGTAAGGGTGTCACAGAAGTTGAGAAAGCTATGGCTCTAAGGAAAGGGGCCATGTTAGGTGATGATATACAGAATGATGATATAAAAGCAGagaacatagaaaaaataactgacaAAAGTGAAATTACTCATGTTAAAGGATTTAATTTCAAGGATCCACGTATTATGGATGGAAACTGGATTCGTGAGCCGAATAGTGATATGATTAGGGACTTTTTCCGTCTGCTAGCCATCTGTCATACATGTATACCTGAAGTGGATGAAGAAACTAATAAGGTGTCATATGAAGCTGAGTCCCCTGATGAAGCTGCATTTGTAATTGCAGCAAGAGAGTTGGGGTTTGAGTTTTATCGTAGGACACAGTCAAGTATAACTGTTCGTGAGCATGATCTGATTACAAATACTGTAAAAGATAGGTAAGtcaaatttctttgtttcccTGTTAGATAATTCTAATTAGCCAAGCTTGAGACCTTTAGCATATTTTTTACAGAAAGTATGAGCTCCTGAATGTATTGGAATTCACTAGTTCACGGAAACGGATGTCTGTGATAGTCAAGGAACCAGAGGGAAGGATATTACTTCTCAGCAAGGGCGCTGATAGGTCAGTATTCCATTTATTCTAAATTTCTGCAGCTTTTATTACAGTAATCTTTAATTTGTTGTCCAAGGATTCTTAATTGTCTTCTCCATTTAAACAGTGTTATGTTCAAGAGGCTTGCACCATCTGGAAGAAAATTTGAGGAAGAGACTAAAAGGCACATAAATGAGTATTCTGACTCAGGCTTAAGAACCTTGGTTCTTGCGTACCGTGTCTTGGATGAGAACGAGTACATGCAATTCAGTGATAAATTCAACACTGCCAGAACATCTGTAAGTGCTGACAGAGATGAAAAAGTTGAGGAGGCTGCTGACAGCATCGAGCAGAACTTGCTTCTTCTCGGTGCCACTGCTGTTGAAGATAAGCTCCAGAAAGGGGTATGCCCTTTTCTGACCAGGCTATCTTTTCCTGCCATATTTTCTATTCAGATTCATTCAAGTGAAagctaatatttttgtttatgtgcatgcacatatatattcagGTACCTGAATGCATAGACAAACTTGCACAAGCTGGAATCAAGATATGGGTCCTGACAGGTGACAAAATGGAGACAGCTATCAATATTGGGTATGtctatttcttttcttgtgtGTGGACTGTGTAGCACAAATTTTTTAGTACAACATGGCTATTTTCTGTTCTGATTCATGTGGTTCTTCATCTTCAGCTTTGCATGTAGCTTACTTAGACAAGGGATGACACAAACAATTGTTACGCTGGAAGCACCTGACATAATTGCATTGGAGAAAACTGGAGACAAGTATTCAATTGCAAAAGTGAGTAAATGATTGcattaccctttttttttaatcattagaTATGAAGTGTTCTGTTTATAGATGAACTGTAATTTTGGAACAATACTATTGTCGCTGATAGTTCCCAAATGTTATAAAAAGTTGTAGGTGCAGTGAAATATGTACtcacatttatttatacatgttaatagtagaaaataaaaatcctgaTAGTTGCTACTCTTTATCGGCTCTCCAGGAATCAAAGCAAAGGGTAATGGATCAAATAGAGGATGGAATCAAACAAATTCCACCCCCAAGTCAGTTAAGTACTGAATCCTTCGCACTGATCATTGATGGTAAATCATTAACATATGCCTTGGAAGATGATGTCAAATTTAAGTTCTTGGATCTTGCTTTGAAGTGTGCCTCTGTTATTTGTTGTCGATCTTCACCAAAGCAGAAGGCATTGGTCAgtgttttattttctgaagttcatattaatctactatTCTAGAAGTATGCATGTGAAGATGATTTGGTAATGACTGCAGGTTACAAGACTGGTTAAACGTACAGATAAAGTGACATTAGCAATTGGTGATGGGGCTAATGATGTTGGCATGCTCCAGGAAGCTGATATAGGTGTTGGCATTAGTGGTGTTGAGGGAATGCAGGTTACAAATTTGATACTCTCTGAATCTTGTCAATGTACCTGTGCCACTATAATGCTTATTTTATTGACATGCTGTTCGTGTTGACAACGTTTTAGGCT contains the following coding sequences:
- the LOC102700438 gene encoding putative phospholipid-transporting ATPase 9 encodes the protein MAGRRRRSRKLKLSELYAFALCSKGSTEDHSSRIGTAGFSRVVYVNEPERHEEEGLRYHPNEVSTTKYSLVTFIPKSLFEQFRRVANFYFLVSGILALTPLAPYTAVSALLPLCIVIAATMGKEGVEDWRRKQQDHELNNRIVKVHRGNGNFEETKWKDIKVGDVIKVEKDNFFPADLILLSSNYPDGICYVETMNLDGETNLKIKQALEVTLHLEEDSSFINFRQTIKCEDPNANLYSFIGTMEWRDKQYNLSPHQLLLRDSKLRNTDYIYGAVIFTGHDTKVMQNATDPPSKRSKIEKKMDEIIYLLMSSLLLIALLGSVLFGIWTKEDLMNGEMKRWYLRPDRSSVFFDPKRAALASFFHLLTALMLYSYFIPISLYISIEMVKILQALFINSDIEMYHEESDKPTHARTSNLNEELGQVDTILSDKTGTLTCNTMEFIKCSIAGIAYGKGVTEVEKAMALRKGAMLGDDIQNDDIKAENIEKITDKSEITHVKGFNFKDPRIMDGNWIREPNSDMIRDFFRLLAICHTCIPEVDEETNKVSYEAESPDEAAFVIAARELGFEFYRRTQSSITVREHDLITNTVKDRKYELLNVLEFTSSRKRMSVIVKEPEGRILLLSKGADSVMFKRLAPSGRKFEEETKRHINEYSDSGLRTLVLAYRVLDENEYMQFSDKFNTARTSVSADRDEKVEEAADSIEQNLLLLGATAVEDKLQKGVPECIDKLAQAGIKIWVLTGDKMETAINIGFACSLLRQGMTQTIVTLEAPDIIALEKTGDKYSIAKESKQRVMDQIEDGIKQIPPPSQLSTESFALIIDGKSLTYALEDDVKFKFLDLALKCASVICCRSSPKQKALVTRLVKRTDKVTLAIGDGANDVGMLQEADIGVGISGVEGMQAVMASDFAIAQFRFLERLLLVHGHWCYRRISVMICYFFYKNVTFGVTIFLYEAFASFSGKPAYNDWFLSLYNVIFTSLPVIALGVFDQDVSQRLCLQYPGLYQEGVQNILFSWCRILGWMLNGIINAILIFYFCTTAYGIQAFRQDGQVAGLDALGVLMYTCVVWVVNCQMALSVNYFTIIQHIFIWGSIAVWYLFLLAYGAVDPRFSKSAYMVFIEQMAPALSYWLVTLFAVMATLIPYFSYAAIQIRFFPMFHNKIQWKRYLGKAEDPEVARQLSSRHRTSSHQRMVGISARRDGKAMQITKETELQVQG